One Sander vitreus isolate 19-12246 chromosome 23, sanVit1, whole genome shotgun sequence DNA window includes the following coding sequences:
- the tspan14 gene encoding tetraspanin-14, translating into MYYYRYDNAEVSCCYKYLMFSYNIIFWLAGVAFIAVGFWAWSEKGVLLDLTQVTRLHGFDPVWLVLVVGGVTFILGFAGCVGALRENICLLKFFSGVIGFIFVLELTAAVLAVVFQSQVREWINDFFLANVRAYRDDIDLQNLIDSLQRMNHCCGAQEPDDWDQNIYFSCNGTHRSREKCGVPFSCCITDPADSPGVVNTQCGYDVRNRPKREWSSHIFTKGCIAALEDWLPGNLYTVAIVFIVISLLQMVGIYLARTLIADIEKSKFTY; encoded by the exons ATGTACTACTATCGCTATGACAACGCTGAGGTCAGCTGCTGCTATAAATACCTCATGTTCAGCTACAACATCATCTTCTGG ctgGCTGGAGTGGCCTTCATTGCCGTTGGTTTCTGGGCGTGGAgtgaaaag GGAGTCCTGCTGGATCTGACCCAGGTGACCCGGCTCCATGGATTTGACCCGGTCTGGTTGGTTCTGGTGGTGGGCGGAGTCACCTTCATTCTGGGCTTCGCCGGCTGCGTGGGCGCTCTCAGAGAAAACATCTGTCTGCTAAAGTTT TTTTCGGGCGTGATCGGCTTCATCTTCGTCCTTGAGCTGACGGCGGCCGTGCTGGCCGTGGTGTTTCAGAGTCAGGTCCGAGAATGGATCAACGACTTCTTCCTGGCGAACGTCAGAGCCTACCGGGACGACATCGACCTTCAGAACCTCATCGACTCCCTGCAGAGGATG AACCACTGCTGTGGTGCCCAGGAACCAGACGACTGGGACCAGAACATTTATTTCAGCTGTAACGGGACTCATCGCAGCAGAGAGAAGTGTGGCGTTCCTTTCTCCTGCTGCATCACGGACCCCGCG GACTCACCAGGAGTGGTGAACACTCAGTGTGGCTACGACGTCAGAAACAGACCCAAG AGGGAGTGGAGCAGTCATATCTTCACTAAAGGCTGCATCGCTGCATTGGAGGACTGGTTACCTGGAAACCTCTACACCGTGGCCATCGTCTTTATCGTCATCTCTCTGCTGCAG ATGGTGGGGATCTACCTGGCCCGGACTCTGATCGCTGACATCGAGAAGTCCAAATTCACCTACTGA